One part of the Arabidopsis thaliana chromosome 1 sequence genome encodes these proteins:
- the c-NAD-MDH1 gene encoding Lactate/malate dehydrogenase family protein (Lactate/malate dehydrogenase family protein; FUNCTIONS IN: in 6 functions; INVOLVED IN: response to cadmium ion, response to zinc ion, response to salt stress; LOCATED IN: in 7 components; EXPRESSED IN: 26 plant structures; EXPRESSED DURING: 15 growth stages; CONTAINS InterPro DOMAIN/s: Malate dehydrogenase, NAD-dependent, cytosolic (InterPro:IPR011274), Lactate/malate dehydrogenase, N-terminal (InterPro:IPR001236), Malate dehydrogenase, NAD/NADP (InterPro:IPR010945), Lactate/malate dehydrogenase, C-terminal (InterPro:IPR022383), NAD(P)-binding domain (InterPro:IPR016040), L-lactate/malate dehydrogenase (InterPro:IPR001557), Malate dehydrogenase, active site (InterPro:IPR001252), Lactate dehydrogenase/glycoside hydrolase, family 4, C-terminal (InterPro:IPR015955); BEST Arabidopsis thaliana protein match is: Lactate/malate dehydrogenase family protein (TAIR:AT5G43330.1); Has 11998 Blast hits to 11997 proteins in 3022 species: Archae - 169; Bacteria - 7171; Metazoa - 1456; Fungi - 287; Plants - 683; Viruses - 0; Other Eukaryotes - 2232 (source: NCBI BLink).), whose protein sequence is MAKEPVRVLVTGAAGQIGYALVPMIARGIMLGADQPVILHMLDIPPAAEALNGVKMELIDAAFPLLKGVVATTDAVEGCTGVNVAVMVGGFPRKEGMERKDVMSKNVSIYKSQAAALEKHAAPNCKVLVVANPANTNALILKEFAPSIPEKNISCLTRLDHNRALGQISERLSVPVSDVKNVIIWGNHSSSQYPDVNHAKVQTSSGEKPVRELVKDDAWLDGEFISTVQQRGAAIIKARKLSSALSAASSACDHIRDWVLGTPEGTFVSMGVYSDGSYSVPSGLIYSFPVTCRNGDWSIVQGLPIDEVSRKKMDLTAEELKEEKDLAYSCLS, encoded by the exons ATGGCGAAAGAACCAGTTCGTGTGCTCGTTACTGGAGCTGCAG GACAAATCGGATATGCTCTTGTACCTATGATTGCAAGGGGTATCATGCTTGGTGCTGACCAACCTGTTATCCTCCACATGTTGGATATTCCTCCAGCTGCTGAAGCTTTGAACGGTGTTAAGATGGAGTTGATCGATGCTGCTTTCCCTCTTCTTAAAG GTGTTGTTGCTACAACTGATGCCGTTGAGGGATGTACTGGAGTCAATGTTGCTGTTATGGTTGGTGGTTTCCCGAGGAAAGAAGGTATGGAGAGGAAGGATGTGATGTCCAAGAATGTTTCCATCTACAAGTCTCAGGCTGCTGCCTTGGAGAAGCATGCCGCTCCTAACTGCAAG gttcTTGTTGTGGCCAACCCGGCAAACACCAACGCATTGATCCTCAAGGAATTTGCACCATCAATCCCTGAAAAGAACATCTCTTGTTTGACAAGGCTTGACCACAACAGGGCTTTGGGACAGATCTCTGAGAGGTTGAGCGTGCCAGTGTCTGATGTTAAGAACGTGATCATCTGGGGAAACCACTCATCCTCACAGTACCCAGATGTCAACCATGCTAAAGTGCAGACCTCGTCTGGAGAGAAGCCTGTCCGTGAGCTCGTCAAGGACGATGCATG GTTGGACGGAGAATTTATCTCTACAGTTCAACAACGTGGAGCTGCAATCATCAAGGCGAGGAAGTTGTCTAGTGCGCTCTCTGCTGCTAGCTCTGCTTGTGACCACATCCGTGACTGGGTCCTTGGAACTCCAGAG GGTACGTTCGTTTCCATGGGAGTATACTCCGATGGCTCTTACAGCGTTCCATCAGGACTTATCTACTCCTTCCCTGTAACTTGTCGCAATGGAGACTGGAGTATTGTCCAAG gCCTTCCGATTGATGAAGtatcaaggaagaagatggatttgACTGCAGAGGAGCTCAAGGAAGAGAAGGACTTGGCGTACTCATGCCTCTCTTAA
- a CDS encoding NAD(P)-linked oxidoreductase superfamily protein (NAD(P)-linked oxidoreductase superfamily protein; FUNCTIONS IN: oxidoreductase activity, aldo-keto reductase activity; INVOLVED IN: oxidation reduction; LOCATED IN: chloroplast, chloroplast stroma, chloroplast envelope; EXPRESSED IN: 23 plant structures; EXPRESSED DURING: 13 growth stages; CONTAINS InterPro DOMAIN/s: Aldo/keto reductase (InterPro:IPR001395); BEST Arabidopsis thaliana protein match is: potassium channel beta subunit 1 (TAIR:AT1G04690.1); Has 28623 Blast hits to 28597 proteins in 2530 species: Archae - 619; Bacteria - 18927; Metazoa - 1497; Fungi - 1929; Plants - 977; Viruses - 0; Other Eukaryotes - 4674 (source: NCBI BLink).) has translation MASSYVTYSTVTPVVSSSNIRGVFRLAFTRRRVTLSPNARRRILRVSAKASTKNAMEYRKLGDSDLNISEVTMGTMTFGEQNTEKESHEMLSYAIEEGINCIDTAEAYPIPMKKETQGKTDLYISSWLKSQQRDKIVLATKVCGYSERSAYIRDSGEILRVDAANIKESVEKSLKRLGTDYIDLLQIHWPDRYVPLFGDFYYETSKWRPSVPFAEQLRAFQDLIVEGKVRYIGVSNETSYGVTEFVNTAKLEGLPKIVSIQNGYSLLVRCRYEVDLVEVCHPKNCNVGLLAYSPLGGGSLSGKYLATDQEATKNARLNLFPGYMERYKGSLAKEATIQYVEVAKKYGLTPVELALGFVRDRPFVTSTIIGATSVKQLKEDIDAFLMTERPFSQEVMADIDAVFKRFKDPSFV, from the exons ATGGCGTCATCTTACGTCACCTACTCAACGGTCACTCCGGTGGTCAGCAGCAGTAACATTCGAGGAGTCTTTCGTTTGGCATTCACGCGCCGCCGTGTTACTCTATCGCCGAATGCTCGGAGGAGAATATTGAGAGTTTCGGCGAAAGCGTCGACGAAGAATGCTATGGAGTATAGGAAATTAGGAGATTCCGATCTCAACATCAGCGAAGTTACTATGGGCACT ATGACATTTGGGGAGCAAAATACTGAGAAAGAATCTCATGAGATGCTGAGTTATGCAATTGAAGAGGGCATCAATTGCATTGACACTGCTGAAGCT TATCCCATACcgatgaagaaggagacgCAAGGTAAAACGGATCTTTATATCAGTAGCTGGTTGAAGTCTCAGCAACGTGACAAG ATAGTTTTGGCAACTAAAGTATGTGGGTACTCAGAAAGGTCAGCTTACATAAGGGACAGTGGTGAGATTCTGCGTGTAGATGCTGCTAATATCAAAGAAAGTGTTGAGAAAAGTCTTAAGCGCCTTGGAACTGATTACATTGACTTGCTTCAAATACACTG GCCAGATCGATACGTACCACTCTTCGGTGATTTTTACTATGAAACGTCGAAATGGAGACCTAGTGTGCCATTCGCTGAGCAACTAAGAGCCTTTCAGGATCTCATAGTTGAAGGAAAG GTTCGCTATATCGGTGTCTCGAATGAAACTTCATACGGAGTGACGGAGTTTGTTAACACAGCAAAACTCGAAGGACTACCAAAGATTGTGAGCATCCAGAATGGTTACAGCTTGCTAGTTAGATGTCGGTATGAAG TTGATCTGGTAGAAGTATGCCACCCAAAAAATTGCAATGTTGGCTTGCTTGCTTATTCCCCTCTTGGAGGCGGCTCGTTGTCTGGGAAATACTTGGCTACAGACCAAGAAGCTACAAAAAATGCAAGGCTGAATCTTTTCCCAGGATATATGGAACGTTACAAGGGATCACTAGCCAAG GAAGCAACCATACAATACGTTGAGGTGGCGAAGAAGTACGGTTTAACTCCGGTTGAGTTAGCACTCGGGTTTGTACGTGACAGGCCCTTTGTGACGAGCACGATCATCGGGGCCACATCGGTAAAACAACTTAAAGAAGACATTGATGCTTTTCTGATGACGGAGCGGCCGTTTTCGCAGGAAGTTATGGCAGACATTGACGCCGTTTTCAAGAGGTTCAAAGACCCTTCTTTcgtttga
- a CDS encoding S-adenosyl-L-methionine-dependent methyltransferases superfamily protein translates to MMRGRSDGGLKKRLIASVCVVALFVCFLFMYYGSSSQGASALEYGRSLRKLGSSYLSGDDDNGDTKQDDSVANAEDSLVVAKSFPVCDDRHSEIIPCLDRNFIYQMRLKLDLSLMEHYERHCPPPERRFNCLIPPPSGYKVPIKWPKSRDEVWKANIPHTHLAKEKSDQNWMVEKGEKISFPGGGTHFHYGADKYIASIANMLNFSNDVLNDEGRLRTVLDVGCGVASFGAYLLASDIMTMSLAPNDVHQNQIQFALERGIPAYLGVLGTKRLPYPSRSFEFAHCSRCRIDWLQRDGLLLLELDRVLRPGGYFAYSSPEAYAQDEENLKIWKEMSALVERMCWRIAVKRNQTVVWQKPLSNDCYLEREPGTQPPLCRSDADPDAVAGVSMEACITPYSKHDHKTKGSGLAPWPARLTSSPPRLADFGYSTDMFEKDTELWKQQVDSYWNLMSSKVKSNTVRNIMDMKAHMGSFAAALKDKDVWVMNVVSPDGPNTLKLIYDRGLIGTNHNWCEAFSTYPRTYDLLHAWSIFSDIKSKGCSAEDLLIEMDRILRPTGFVIIRDKQSVVESIKKYLQALHWETVASEKVNTSSELDQDSEDGENNVVFIVQKKLWLTSESLRDSE, encoded by the exons ATGATGAGAGGGAGATCTGATGGAGGCCTAAAGAAGCGGCTTATTGCTTCGGTCTGTGTCGTGGCTCTATTCGtctgtttcttgtttatgtACTATGGTTCCTCTAGCCAAGGTGCATCAGCATTGGAATATGGAAGATCTTTGAGAAAACTCGGATCGTCTTATTTGAgtggagatgatgataatggtGATACCAAACAGGATGATTCTGTGGCTAATGCAGAAGACAGTCTTGTTGTCGCCAAAAGTTTTCCT GTTTGTGATGACCGGCACTCGGAAATCATCCCTTGCTTAGATAGGAATTTCATCTACCAAATGAGGTTGAAGCTTGATCTCTCTTTAATGGAACATTATGAACGGCATTGTCCTCCTCCCGAAAGACGGTTTAATTGTTTGATTCCTCCACCATCTGGATACAAG GTTCCTATTAAGTGGCCTAAGAGTAGAGATGAAGTGTGGAAAGCAAACATACCTCACACTCACCTTGCAAAAGAGAAGTCTGATCAGAACTGGATGGTTGAGAAAGGCGAGAAAATTTCTTTTCCCGGTGGAGGCACTCATTTCCATTACGGTGCTGATAAATACATTGCATCGATCGCAAAT ATGCTTAACTTTTCGAACGATGTATTGAATGACGAAGGGAGATTAAGAACGGTTCTTGATGTCGGATGCGGAGTTGCGAGTTTTGGAGCTTACCTTCTCGCGTCTGATATAATGACAATGTCACTAGCCCCTAATGATGTTCATCAGAACCAAATCCAGTTTGCGTTAGAAAGAGGAATCCCTGCTTATCTTGGTGTTTTAGGTACCAAAAGGCTTCCTTACCCGAGCAGATCATTCGAGTTTGCTCATTGTTCTCGATGTAGGATTGATTGGCTTCAAAGAGAcggacttcttcttcttgagctCGATCGGGTACTAAGACCGGGAGGTTATTTCGCGTATTCGTCTCCTGAAGCTTACGCACAAGATGAagagaatttgaaaatctGGAAGGAGATGAGTGCTCTTGTTGAAAGAATGTGTTGGAGAATTGCCGttaaaagaaaccaaactgtGGTTTGGCAGAAACCGTTGAGTAATGACTGTTACTTGGAGAGAGAGCCCGGGACACAGCCTCCTCTCTGTCGCTCAGATGCTGATCCTGATGCGGTTGCGGGTGTTTCAATGGAAGCTTGCATCACTCCTTACTCCAAGC ATGACCATAAAACCAAGGGAAGTGGGTTAGCTCCTTGGCCAGCTAGGTTGACTTCTTCTCCTCCCCGTCTTGCGGATTTCGGTTATTCAACCGACATGTTTGAGAAGGACACG GAACTTTGGAAACAACAAGTGGACAGTTACTGGAATCTGATGTCATCGAAAGTCAAATCAAACACTGTGAGGAACATAATGGACATGAAAGCTCACATGGGTTCTTTCGCAGCTGCTCTTAAAGACAAAGATGTGTGGGTGATGAACGTTGTCTCTCCCGACGGTCCCAACACTCTAAAACTGATCTACGACCGTGGTTTAATCGGAACAAATCATAACTG GTGTGAGGCTTTCTCTACATATCCTCGAACATACGATCTGTTGCACGCGTGGTCTATATTTTCAGACATTAAAAGCAAAGGATGCAGTGCAGAGGATCTACTAATCGAGATGGATCGGATTCTTAGACCTACGGGATTCGTTATCATCAGAGATAAGCAGAGTGTTGTTGAGTCAATCAAGAAGTATTTGCAGGCTTTGCATTGGGAGACTGTGGCATCAGAGAAGGTAAATACAAGTTCAGAACTCGACCAAGACAGTGAAGATGGTGAGAACAATGTCGTTTTCATTGTCCAGAAGAAACTTTGGCTCACCAGTGAAAGCCTTAGGGACAGCGAgtaa
- the CKL13 gene encoding casein kinase like 13 (casein kinase like 13 (CKL13); FUNCTIONS IN: protein serine/threonine kinase activity, protein kinase activity, kinase activity, ATP binding; INVOLVED IN: protein amino acid phosphorylation; LOCATED IN: cellular_component unknown; EXPRESSED IN: 22 plant structures; EXPRESSED DURING: 12 growth stages; CONTAINS InterPro DOMAIN/s: Protein kinase, ATP binding site (InterPro:IPR017441), Protein kinase, catalytic domain (InterPro:IPR000719), Serine/threonine-protein kinase-like domain (InterPro:IPR017442), Protein kinase-like domain (InterPro:IPR011009), Serine/threonine-protein kinase, active site (InterPro:IPR008271); BEST Arabidopsis thaliana protein match is: casein kinase I-like 8 (TAIR:AT5G43320.1); Has 52915 Blast hits to 51269 proteins in 2162 species: Archae - 36; Bacteria - 8821; Metazoa - 19243; Fungi - 5604; Plants - 8347; Viruses - 301; Other Eukaryotes - 10563 (source: NCBI BLink).): protein MDRVVGGKFKLGRKLGSGSFGEIFLGVNVQTGEEVAVKLEPLRARHPQLHYESKLYMLLQGGTGIPHLKWFGVEGEFNCMVIDLLGPSMEEFFNYCSRSFSLKTVLMLADQMINRVEYMHVKGFLHRDIKPDNFLMGLGRKANQVYIIDYGLAKKYRDLQTHKHIPYRENKNLTGTARYASVNTHLGIEQSRRDDLESLGYLLMYFLRGSLPWQGLRAGTKKQKYDKISEKKRLTPVEVLCKNFPPEFTSYFLYVRSLRFEDKPDYSYLKRLFRDLFIREGYQFDYVFDWTILRYPQFGSSSSSNSKPRPTLRPAMNIPVPSADKAEKPPIGQDSRERFSGVFEAYTRRNGSGTGVQADQSSRPRTSENVLASKDTQNQERPNSLSRNLSSSRKAIAGSSVRATSSADFTENRLSRLIPNNDRSSTTLRTQFAPSSSSVATKAAPTRAARDITLQSLELLSIGNSKRK from the exons ATGGATCGTGTGGTTGGTGGTAAGTTCAAGCTCGGACGAAAGCTTGGAAGTGGCTCATTTGGTGAAATTTTCCTAG GAGTGAATGTACAAACTGGAGAAGAAGTGGCTGTTAAGCTT GAACCTCTCCGAGCTAGGCATCCTCAGCTTCATTACGAGTCAAAGCTTTATATGCTTCTCCAAGGAGGAA CTGGTATTCCTCACCTCAAATGGTTTGGTGTTGAGGGTGAATTCAACTGTATGGTGATCGACCTTCTCGGTCCTAGTATGGAAGAATTTTTCAACTATTGCAGTCGATCCTTCTCTCTTAAGACAGTTCTAATGCTCGCAGATCAAATG ATAAATAGAGTGGAGTATATGCATGTTAAAGGCTTCCTTCATCGTGATATTAAGCCAGATAACTTTTTGATGGGTCTTGGACGCAAAGCAAACCAG GTGTACATCATTGACTATGGGCTTGCCAAGAAGTATAGAGATCTTCAAACACACAAGCATATTCCATACAG GGAAAACAAGAACCTTACTGGAACAGCTCGATATGCAAGTGTTAACACCCATCTTGGAATTG AGCAAAGTAGAAGGGATGATCTGGAATCTCTAGGCTATCTGCTTATGTATTTTCTTCGAGGAAG CCTTCCTTGGCAAGGCCTTCGTGCAGGTACCAAAAAGCAGAAGTATGACAAGATcagtgaaaagaaaagactaaCACCAGTGGAG GTCCTCTGTAAAAACTTTCCACCTGAGTTCACATCGTATTTTCTCTATGTGCGTTCACTACGGTTTGAAGACAAACCAGATTATTCATACCTAAAGAGGCTTTTCAGAGACCTATTTATCCGAGAAG GTTATCAGTTTGACTATGTATTTGATTGGACAATATTGAGGTATCCACAGTTCGGCTCCAGTTCCAGCTCGAATTCCAAACCAAGA CCAACTTTAAGACCAGCTATGAATATTCCAGTACCATCTGCCGACAAAGCGGAAAAGCCTCCAA TTGGACAGGACAGCCGTGAGAGGTTCTCAGGTGTTTTCGAGGCATACACCAGAAGAAATGGCTCAGGAACCGGCGTTCAAGCTGATCAGTCTAGTAGACCAAGAACCTCAGAGAATGTTCTTGCATCCAAGGACACG CAAAACCAGGAGAGACCAAACTCTTTATCTAGGAACCTGAGTTCGTCAAGAAAAGCAATTGCTGGGTCAAGTGTTCGAGCCACTTCCTCAGCTGATTTCACAGAGAATCGATTAAGCAGACTCATCCCAAACAATGATCGGTCTTCTACAACTCTGAGGACCCAGTTCGCTCCTTCGTCCTCCTCAGTAGCCACAAAAGCTGCACCAACGAGAGCCGCTCGTGACATTACCCTCCAGAGCCTTGAGCTCCTCAGTATTGGGAACAGCAAGAGGAAGTGA
- a CDS encoding C2H2-like zinc finger protein has product MIMPFSEPQECAVCKRVFLSSHQLISHYNAAHSNRQYSTFSSSPAAAAAAAPTTFRHYTNVNGRNPNPDFQARNQFDVNYYRRGYLDDQGRFHKGSPHAPAMSPTRKYKFLLPKMPPTTMPETPKLMDLFPETSSGGTRTLPLLCQLDQWRPEDSAVAENGGANSSPIDLSLRL; this is encoded by the coding sequence aTGATCATGCCATTTTCAGAACCCCAAGAATGTGCGGTTTGTAAGAGAGTCTTCTTATCATCACACCAGCTGATCTCACACTACAACGCCGCTCACTCCAATCGCCAGTATTCCACCTTCTCTTCCTCCcccgccgccgccgccgctGCTGCACCCACCACCTTCCGCCACTACACTAACGTAAACGGCCGGAACCCTAATCCTGATTTTCAGGCGAGGAATCAGTTTGACGTGAATTATTACCGTAGAGGTTACTTAGATGATCAAGGGAGGTTCCATAAAGGATCTCCTCATGCGCCGGCGATGAGTCCGACCagaaaatataagtttttgCTGCCAAAGATGCCGCCGACGACGATGCCGGAGACTCCGAAACTGATGGATCTTTTTCCGGAGACGTCATCGGGAGGTACCCGTACGCTGCCGCTTCTTTGCCAGCTGGACCAATGGAGACCGGAGGATAGCGCTGTGGCGGAGAACGGAGGAGCCAACTCCAGTCCCATCGACTTGTCATTAAGGCTGTGA
- a CDS encoding C2H2-like zinc finger protein (C2H2-like zinc finger protein; FUNCTIONS IN: zinc ion binding, nucleic acid binding; INVOLVED IN: biological_process unknown; LOCATED IN: intracellular; CONTAINS InterPro DOMAIN/s: Zinc finger, C2H2-like (InterPro:IPR015880), Zinc finger, C2H2-type (InterPro:IPR007087); Has 4 Blast hits to 4 proteins in 2 species: Archae - 0; Bacteria - 0; Metazoa - 0; Fungi - 0; Plants - 4; Viruses - 0; Other Eukaryotes - 0 (source: NCBI BLink).), with protein MPFSEPQECAVCKRVFLSSHQLISHYNAAHSNRQYSTFSSSPAAAAAAAPTTFRHYTNVNGRNPNPDFQARNQFDVNYYRRGYLDDQGRFHKGSPHAPAMSPTRKYKFLLPKMPPTTMPETPKLMDLFPETSSGGTRTLPLLCQLDQWRPEDSAVAENGGANSSPIDLSLRL; from the coding sequence ATGCCATTTTCAGAACCCCAAGAATGTGCGGTTTGTAAGAGAGTCTTCTTATCATCACACCAGCTGATCTCACACTACAACGCCGCTCACTCCAATCGCCAGTATTCCACCTTCTCTTCCTCCcccgccgccgccgccgctGCTGCACCCACCACCTTCCGCCACTACACTAACGTAAACGGCCGGAACCCTAATCCTGATTTTCAGGCGAGGAATCAGTTTGACGTGAATTATTACCGTAGAGGTTACTTAGATGATCAAGGGAGGTTCCATAAAGGATCTCCTCATGCGCCGGCGATGAGTCCGACCagaaaatataagtttttgCTGCCAAAGATGCCGCCGACGACGATGCCGGAGACTCCGAAACTGATGGATCTTTTTCCGGAGACGTCATCGGGAGGTACCCGTACGCTGCCGCTTCTTTGCCAGCTGGACCAATGGAGACCGGAGGATAGCGCTGTGGCGGAGAACGGAGGAGCCAACTCCAGTCCCATCGACTTGTCATTAAGGCTGTGA
- the RIC3 gene encoding ROP-interactive CRIB motif-containing protein 3 (ROP-interactive CRIB motif-containing protein 3 (RIC3); FUNCTIONS IN: protein binding; INVOLVED IN: in 7 processes; LOCATED IN: cytoplasm; CONTAINS InterPro DOMAIN/s: PAK-box/P21-Rho-binding (InterPro:IPR000095); BEST Arabidopsis thaliana protein match is: ROP-interactive CRIB motif-containing protein 1 (TAIR:AT2G33460.1); Has 189 Blast hits to 189 proteins in 25 species: Archae - 0; Bacteria - 0; Metazoa - 16; Fungi - 0; Plants - 170; Viruses - 0; Other Eukaryotes - 3 (source: NCBI BLink).), translating to MATVKGLLKGLRYITQIFDEEKDKDMQIGFPTDVKHVAHIGSDGPATNVPSWMGDFKPQENENGQVVSRADANNNQIGEGVGLQELLPPTDKPKHKKTRRKSETVSQNGSPPRRNSSASASDMQPKNTRRHHRSRHGSIDSSNDPSVRRRRVVSVTTNDMEGSYPLSDSSTHSRKSTSRHRKPKGSGGGELSMKKTKGKTENPIVESVDTCNDNNISDKE from the exons ATGGCGACCGTGAAAGGCCTTCTTAAAGGCCTTCGCTACATTACTCAGATTTTCG acgaagaaaaagacaaggaCATGCAGATCGGGTTTCCTACCGATGTAAAGCATGTCGCCCACATCGGATCCGACGGTCCCGCGACCAATGTGCCAAGCTGG ATGGGTGACTTCAAACCTCAAGAAAACGAGAATGGTCAAGTAGTTTCTCGAGCAGATGccaacaacaatcaaataGGAGAAGGAGTTGGATTACAAGAGTTGTTGCCTCCTACCGACAAACCAAAGCACAAGAAGACAAGGCGTAAATCCGAGACGGTCTCACAAAACGGTTCTCCGCCTAGGCGAAACAGCAGTGCCTCAGCATCAGATATGCAACCAAAAAACACAAGACGTCACCACAGGAGTAGGCACGGGTCGATAGATTCATCGAATGATCCATCAGTTAGGAGGAGGCGTGTTGTCTCGGTTACCACCAACGATATGGAAGGTTCTTACCCTCTTTCAGATAGTTCTACTCATAGTAGAAAGTCTACATCACGTCATAGGAAGCCAAAAGGATCAGGAGGAGGAGAGCTAtcaatgaagaagacgaaaggGAAAACTGAGAATCCTATTGTTGAATCAGTCGATACAtgtaatgataataatatcaGTGACAAAGAGTAA